The following DNA comes from Osmerus eperlanus chromosome 5, fOsmEpe2.1, whole genome shotgun sequence.
CGAAAGACATTCGGATATCCCAGATGACCTCTCAGTGGATCAGCTGACGGAAATGGCATCAAGGCTGGAAGACAGGATCATCAGGACTGAGATAAGCATGATGAAAGAGCGAGAAATGAGGGAAGAGAATGAATCAAGGGGTTGTCGAACCCCAGTTTCTCTATACAGCCAAACAAGACAACgcggaggagtcaggtggctgagcggtgagggagtcgggctagtaatctgaaggttgccagtttgattcctggccgtgtcaaatgacgttgtgtccttgggcaaggcacttcaccgtacttgcctcggggggaatgtccctgtacttactgtaagtcgctctggataagagcgtctgctaaatgactaaatgtaaatgtaaacgcgACTACAGCCTGATTCAGTTCGACCTCCCCCAAAGAACTGGCTATGCATCCGACCGGAGCAGCCTGATTGACGGGGAGTGTGGAGATGAAATGCCAGAAGAAGAACGGAGAGCGCTGGAAGAAAGACTGGAaagactggaggaagaggaaagacaaCAACTACTCAAACAGAGTCAGTGGAAAGCAGCGGAAACAAGGACAAGCCGCCAGGCAAAGACAGGTTCCGTAACAATAACAGGAACTGCAATGGAAGTAAAACCCCCACAGCCACAACCCCAACAACCTCAACCCCAATACCCTCAACCCCAATACCCTCAACCCCAACAACCTCAACCCCAATACCCTCAACCCCAATACCCTCAACCCCAACAACCTCAACCCCAATACCCTCAACCCCAATACCCTCAACCCCAATACCCACAACCCCAACAACCTCAACCCCAATACCCTCAACCCCAATACCCTCAACCCCAATACCCACAACCCCAACAACCTCAACCCCAATACCCTCAACCCCAATACCCTCAACCCCAATACCCACAACCCCAACAACCTCAACCCCAATACCCTCAAGCCCAATACCCTCAACCCCAATACCCTCAACCCCAACAACCTCAACCCCAATACCCTCAAGCCCAATACCCTCAACCCCAATACCCTCAACCCCAACAACCTCAACCCCAATACCCTCAACCCCAATACCCACAACCCCAATATCAGCCCCAATATCCACCGCCACAACCTCAATATCAGTATCCACCTGTGTCACCTCAACAATATGCTCCTCAGTATCCTCACCCAGAACCGCCGCTGTGTCCTCCCCCACCTGGAAACTATAGACCATACCAACAAGGCCACCCGAGAGGCAGCGGAAAAGGAGGCCCAACAAGAGGTTCCTCCGTTCAAAACCAGCCTGGATGTTTCACATGTGGGAATTTAAATCATTGGGCCAGAGACTGCCCTCAAGGCCATAACTACTACAACAACAAACAGAGACATAGAGCTGCTTACAACAAgcgaagaagagaaagaggaacatGCATtccacaacaaccacagcaaccACCAAGCAATCCACCCCAGATGCCACATGTGGGGCAGATGCCACTCAACGCATAGACACAAGACCAATGGGTGGGGGCCATAACCACAAAACAAGAAGGCACCAAAATGTCCTGCTGAAATGTTTCCTTCTAAGTAACACTGTGGTGTGCGTGCAAGAATGCCGAGGTCAAGTAAGCAACATGGGAGTCGAGTTTGTGGCGTTCAGGGAGTGGTGCAAGAACAATGGGCTACTCAGCTCTTGGGAGCAGAGTGTCAAAATGAGGGATAAGGTAATGCTGGGACTGTAATTCTTCTCTGCTGCAGGACCGGCCGGTCTGCCTACCTTACTCTCATTTACTCTGTTCTGAGGTCacatccccttggagaccctgcccccctgtccccccctttctcactggatgatctaccccttccccttggagaccctgccctaCCTgcatccccttggagaccctgccccacctacCCCTATACATCATCgaccctggcctggtctgcctcaccccttctcctggagacacgaccccccccttccttccctggagacgcagctcccatctccctgcatGCCATCAGGACCTTTGGGTGATCTACTCCCTTCCCTGGAGAACCCCTTGGATTACCTCAGACTTGTGGGtcttgtctcccccctccctgagcagacctgtgggtcttctccgccccctctctctctgaacatcACCAGATCCTTGGACTGCCCCCGTGTGCCACCATGAACGCCCTGGACATTTAATTGGACTGCCACATTCCCACCCCATGGTCTTCTGACCAATCACCTATCAGAGTTCTCCCTGTCAGGGGTACCAGACCTGTCTCccgaggacagggagacagaacttggacggggcagaactctctctgatctctgtcaCGACCACTTTCTCAACGAAGGCCTTCGTTTGATCTATTCTGAGACTCTGTTTCTGTGAAGCTGCATTGGCATCATCGACTGATTCACTGTATTAGACGAAAAACAtcctggtgtgttgttttcattgtgtaTTCTTGTGATTGCATCATTTCTTATgattaaactacaaataacttggTCCGGTGTTTAACCTTGTATCATTCTCCACTACCCAGTTTGACACACCTTAACACTTCGTCTGTTGCAAAGGCCTGATGGTTTGCCCCTTAGACTGTACACGTGAACAGCCCTTTCGCTGCTGCTGGGTCATTCCGTTAGTGCATGCACCCCTTATGGCTCCACTTgtacagccaatcagagtgcaGTCTGGGGATGATCGCGCTGACGGTACCCAGTGGCGGGAATATGAGGTTGAATATGaggacccctcccaccctggtcactccctgttccagctactcccctctggcagaaggctgcggtccatcaggaccaaaacctcacgccataagaacagtttctttccatctgctactggcctcttcaacaaggccaaggactcccattgacatttattcacttatttaactattataagtccatctaatggcaattacagtatgcataagccaccttatctcagtatccgattgcactatgttgaacacgctgctcattcttattcttatttttatatgtattttattttatatttaaattgttttattcttagat
Coding sequences within:
- the LOC134020606 gene encoding proline-rich protein 2-like; protein product: MTKCKCKRDYSLIQFDLPQRTGYASDRSSLIDGECGDEMPEEERRALEERLERLEEEERQQLLKQSQWKAAETRTSRQAKTGSVTITGTAMEVKPPQPQPQQPQPQYPQPQYPQPQQPQPQYPQPQYPQPQQPQPQYPQPQYPQPQYPQPQQPQPQYPQPQYPQPQYPQPQQPQPQYPQPQYPQPQYPQPQQPQPQYPQAQYPQPQYPQPQQPQPQYPQPQYPQPQYPQPQYQPQYPPPQPQYQYPPVSPQQYAPQYPHPEPPLCPPPPGNYRPYQQGHPRGSGKGGPTRGSSVQNQPGCFTCGNLNHWARDCPQGHNYYNNKQRHRAAYNKRRRERGTCIPQQPQQPPSNPPQMPHVGQMPLNA